A genomic window from Tautonia rosea includes:
- a CDS encoding Gfo/Idh/MocA family protein, which yields MTGSINRRGFLGGSGAAVGTLAFTAAKGWASGNAPNDRLTVGVMGLSRGRALATGFAQTPGVMVKYCCDVDQDRADAGADAVRKTVSDQSPEAIQDFRRILDDPDVDALVCAAPNHWHGPATILGCKADKHVYVEKPACHNPWEGEMMVEAARKYNKAVQMGSQRRSSPQLIEAVEAIKDGVIGRLYHARSFYNSRRGSIGYADPSEAPSQIDYELWQGPAPRKPFKSNVVHYNWHWFWHWGNGELGNNGVHGLDLVRWGLGVDLPTSVVSTGGRYVFEDEQETPDTHTVSFEFPGRISADWQGLSCNGNAPAPFVIFYGTDGALEMFGNGSYTIKDNAGKEVKSVRGVLGEPEHLSNFVEAIRNDTPLALNAEIEQGVKSTLLCHLGNIAHRVGRSLKCDPTNGTIQSDDEAMSYWKREYAEGWQPTV from the coding sequence ATGACGGGTTCGATCAATCGTCGGGGGTTTCTGGGAGGCTCGGGGGCGGCCGTGGGCACCCTGGCGTTCACTGCGGCCAAGGGTTGGGCGAGCGGCAACGCGCCGAATGATCGGTTGACGGTCGGGGTGATGGGCCTGAGCCGAGGCAGGGCGTTGGCGACCGGATTTGCCCAGACCCCGGGGGTGATGGTCAAATACTGCTGCGACGTGGATCAGGATCGCGCGGACGCGGGGGCCGACGCGGTTCGAAAGACGGTCAGCGACCAGAGCCCGGAAGCGATCCAGGACTTCCGACGCATTCTGGATGATCCGGACGTAGATGCGTTGGTCTGTGCGGCGCCGAACCACTGGCACGGGCCGGCGACGATTCTTGGTTGCAAGGCTGACAAGCATGTCTATGTCGAGAAGCCTGCCTGTCATAATCCCTGGGAAGGGGAGATGATGGTCGAGGCGGCCCGCAAGTACAACAAGGCCGTGCAGATGGGCTCGCAACGGCGGAGTAGCCCGCAATTAATCGAAGCGGTCGAGGCCATCAAGGACGGGGTGATTGGCCGGCTCTATCATGCAAGGTCGTTCTACAACAGCCGACGCGGTTCGATTGGCTACGCCGACCCTTCGGAAGCACCGAGCCAGATTGACTACGAGCTCTGGCAAGGGCCTGCGCCTCGGAAGCCGTTCAAGAGCAACGTGGTGCACTACAACTGGCACTGGTTCTGGCACTGGGGCAACGGCGAACTGGGCAACAACGGGGTGCATGGGCTCGACCTCGTGCGATGGGGGCTCGGCGTGGATTTGCCGACCTCGGTCGTGAGCACGGGCGGGCGTTATGTTTTTGAAGATGAGCAGGAGACGCCGGACACTCACACAGTTTCGTTTGAGTTTCCGGGTCGGATTTCTGCCGACTGGCAGGGCCTAAGCTGCAACGGCAATGCCCCGGCACCCTTTGTGATCTTCTACGGGACCGACGGTGCCCTGGAGATGTTCGGAAACGGGTCGTACACGATCAAGGACAACGCGGGGAAGGAAGTGAAGTCGGTGCGAGGAGTTCTGGGAGAGCCTGAGCACCTGTCGAACTTTGTCGAGGCGATTCGCAACGACACGCCGCTGGCGCTCAACGCGGAGATCGAGCAGGGGGTCAAGAGCACCTTGCTCTGCCACCTGGGAAATATCGCGCATCGGGTCGGCCGATCGCTGAAGTGCGATCCGACGAACGGAACCATCCAGAGCGATGACGAGGCGATGAGCTACTGGAAGCGCGAGTACGCCGAAGGCTGGCAGCCCACGGTCTGA
- a CDS encoding RNA recognition motif domain-containing protein, producing the protein MSKKLYVGNLNYQVDDSSLETLFAHFGSVQSAQVIQDRDTGRSKGFGFVEMDTDNEAQAAIEGLHDYEYGGRRLTVNEARPREPRTGGGGRGGYGGGGGYGGGGRRY; encoded by the coding sequence TTGTCAAAGAAGCTCTACGTCGGCAACCTGAACTATCAGGTTGACGATTCTTCGCTCGAAACGCTTTTCGCTCATTTCGGCTCTGTCCAGAGCGCCCAGGTGATCCAGGACCGCGACACTGGCCGTAGCAAGGGCTTCGGCTTCGTCGAAATGGACACCGATAACGAAGCGCAAGCCGCCATCGAAGGCCTGCACGATTACGAATACGGTGGGCGACGTCTCACCGTCAATGAAGCCCGTCCTCGAGAACCCCGCACGGGTGGCGGTGGACGTGGTGGCTACGGCGGTGGCGGTGGCTACGGTGGTGGCGGTCGCCGCTACTGA